The proteins below are encoded in one region of Pongo pygmaeus isolate AG05252 chromosome 20, NHGRI_mPonPyg2-v2.0_pri, whole genome shotgun sequence:
- the YIPF2 gene encoding protein YIPF2, with amino-acid sequence MASADELTFHEFEEATNLLAETPHAATTSRSDQLTPQGHVAVAVGSGGSYGAEDEVEEESDKAALLQEKQQQQQPGFWTFSYYQSFFDVDTSQVLDRIKGSLLPQPGHNFVRHHLRNRPDLYGPFWICATLAFVLAVTGNLTLVLAQRRDPSIHYSPQFHKVTVAGISIYCYAWLVPLALWGFLRWRKGVQERMGPYTFLETVCIYGYSLFVFIPMVVLWLIPVPWLQWLFGVLALGLSAAGLVFTLWPVVREDTRLVAMALLSVVVLLHALLAMGCKLYFFQSLPPENVVPSPQITSLPSNIALSPPLPQSTAPS; translated from the exons ATGGCATCGGCCGACGAGCTGACCTTCCACG AATTCGAGGAGGCCACTAATCTTCTGGCTGAGACCCCACATGCAGCCACCACCAGCAGAAGCGATCAGCTGACCCCACAAGGGCACGTGGCTGTGGCCGTGGGCTCAGGTGGCAGCTATGGAGCCGAGgatgaggtggaggaggagagtgaCAAGGCCGCG CTCCTgcaggagaagcagcagcagcagcagcccggATTCTGGACCTTCAGCTACTATCAGAGCTTCTTTGACGTGGACACCTCACAG GTCCTGGACCGAATCAAAGGCTCGCTGCTGCCCCAGCCTGGCCACAACTTTGTGCGGCACCATCTGCGGAATCGGCCGGATCTGTATG GCCCCTTCTGGATCTGCGCCACGTTGGCCTTTGTCCTGGCCGTCACTGGCAACCTGACGCTGGTGCTGGCCCAGAGGAGGGACCCCTCCATCCACTACAGCCCCCAGTTCCACAAGG TGACCGTGGCAGGCATCAGCATCTACTGCTACGCGTGGCTGGTGCCCCTGGCCCTGTGGGGCTTCCTGCGGTGGCGCAAGGGTGTCCAGGAGCGCATGGGGCCCTACACCTTCCTGGAGACTGTGTGCATCTACGGCTACTCCCTCTTTGTCTTCATCCCCATGGTG GTCCTGTGGCTCATCCCTGTGCCTTGGCTGCAGTGGCTCTTTGGGGTGCTGGCCCTGGGCCTGTCAGCCGCCGGGCTGGTATTCACCCTCTGGCCCGTGGTCCGTGAGGACACCAGGCTGGTGGCCATGGCGCTGCTGTCCGTGGTTGTGCTGCTCCACGCCCTCCTGGCCATGGGCTGTAAG TTGTACTTCTTCCAGTCGCTGCCTCCGGAGAACGTGGTTCCTTCACCCCAAATCACATCTCTGCCCTCAAACATCGCACTGTCCCCTCCCCTGCCGCAGTCCACGGCCCCCTCCTAG
- the TIMM29 gene encoding mitochondrial import inner membrane translocase subunit Tim29 has product MAAAALRRFWSRRRAEAGDAVVAKPGVWARLGSWARALLRDYAEACRDAAAEASARPGRAAVYVGLLGGTAACFTLAPSEGAFEEALLEASGTLLLLAPATRNRESEAFVQRLLWLRGRGRLRHVNLGLCSLVYEAPFDAQASLYQARCRYLQPRWTDFPGRVLDVGFVGRWWVLGARMRDCDINDDEFLHLPAHLRVVGPQQLHSETNERLFDEKYKPVVLTDDQVDQALWEEQVLQKEKKDRLVLSQAHSLVQAEAPR; this is encoded by the exons ATGGCCGCGGCGGCTCTGAGGAGATTTTGGTCCCGGCGCCGCGCAGAGGCGGGCGACGCGGTAGTGGCGAAGCCGGGAGTGTGGGCGCGGCTGG GGTCCTGGGCCCGCGCGCTGCTCCGGGACTACGCTGAGGCCTGCAGGGACGCGGCGGCGGAGGCTAGTGCCCGGCCGGGGCGCGCGGCCGTGTATGTGGGTCTGCTGGGCGGCACGGCGGCCTGCTTCACGCTGGCGCCGAGCGAGGGTGCCTTCGAGGAGGCGCTGCTGGAGGCGTCGGGGACCCTCCTGCTGCTGGCGCCGGCCACCCGCAACCGCGAGTCCGAAGCCTTCGTGCAGCGGCTGCTCTGGCTGCGGGGCCGTGGCCGCCTGCGCCACGTCAACCTGGGGCTCTGCTCGCTGGTGTACGAGGCGCCCTTCGACGCCCAGGCCAGCCTCTACCAGGCGCGTTGCCGCTACCTGCAGCCACGCTGGACAGACTTCCCCGGCCGGGTCCTGGACGTGGGCTTCGTGGGTCGCTGGTGGGTGCTGGGGGCCCGGATGCGCGACTGCGACATCAACGACGACGAATTCTTGCACCTGCCGGCGCATTTGCGGGTGGTCGGGCCCCAGCAGCTGCATTCCGAGACCAACGAGCGGCTCTTCGATGAGAAGTACAAGCCTGTCGTGCTCACCGACGATCAGGTGGACCAGGCGCTGTGGGAGGAGCAGGTCTtgcagaaggagaagaaggacaGGCTCGTCCTGAGCCAGGCCCACTCGCTGGTGCAGGCGGAGGCCCCGAGATGA